From the Malus domestica chromosome 17, GDT2T_hap1 genome, one window contains:
- the LOC103404556 gene encoding nuclear pore complex protein GP210 isoform X5: MKMLRYTVLLGLFLLLVAGQTVSHLGSGPHIADVNILLPPRMTHPVEYRLQGSDGCFKWSWDHHDILSVLPEYNTTSHCSTSALLRSIAPFSGRKETAVYAADVNTGVVIRCKVFIDKLSRIQIFHNSVKLDLDGLATLRVRAFDSEENVFSSLVGLQFMWQLETNEPPHHLAHVPLKDSPLSDCGGLCGDLDFQISLEDNGVFSDLYVVKGIEIGHEIVSVHLLEPRFQHMTDRIALTVAEAMSLDPPSPVFVLVGAAVQYSLKIIRGNKAQVVTLPSPHHRWSVSNSSVARVDSMMGLANAFSLGITNTIVEDTRVAGHIQVSSLNVVLPDSLSLYIVPLPTSGDLVEGIEAIPSMTRWYGVSGRQYLIQMKVFSQGPDAQEIYLTESDDLKLSSDQSDYWRLSPVSNDIAIKHGWQNSMILKATSQGQGKLAASLTYFSALNEKKEVLKVMQEVVVCDRVQFTLDKSGASPTILLPWAPSVYQEVELKATGGCAKASSDYKWFSSDMGIVSVSASGVVQAKKPGKATIKVLSIFDSFNYDEVAIEVSVPASMVMLRNFPVETVVGTHLQAAVTMKASNGAYFYRCDAFSSFIKWKAGSESFIIVNATVEAPALDILGNAEFYASSSGPACSRAYLYASASGRATLHATLSKEYHNLDSSISGPVVLKASSLIAAYSPLSIRQAGDGNHFGGYFFDLAQTETDRQLVNLDKIYLVPGTHLDVMLLGGPEKWNNGIDFVETMDILNEGHGHIDNGASVQRLSDSYKSLYRVSCQMLGTYKIVFKRGNMVGDGHPLPAVAEVPLYLTCSVPTSIVLLADEHVNEREVIRTAIQADRSSGKIRVTPVTVANGRTIRLAAVGISNSGEAFANSSSLSLRWELINCGEMASWDDADDLERSEHSWERLLSLKNESGLCIVRATVIGFRDNMGAHKSVPLLEDSDNVLADAIRLQLVSTLIVSPEFNLVYFNPNAKLNLSITGGSCFLEATVNNSRVLEVVQPPTGLQCSQLILSPKAMGTALVTVYDIGLAPPLAASAVVQVVDIDWIKIVSPGEISLMEGNSQTIDLMAGISDGRTFDAYQFAYMNIHVYVEDHIIEVLDINDISSPGGGFVNVPKFKILATHLGITTFFVSAVQQSGHEILSQPIMVEVYAPPVIYPQEIFLVPGASYVLTVKGGPTVGVYVEYMSLDDEIVAMHRSSGRLSAMSPGNTTIRATFFRNGDIVICEAYGSVKVGVPSSVILNAQSELLGVGHEMPIYPLFSQGDLFSVYELCQNYRWTIEDEKVLSFYLEHFTGEKYGSQLEPSEKIQFPSHMSEEELGFIKVISGRFAGRTNVAVSFSCEFISSGSKSWRRVYNASVSISVVPDLPLALGVPITWVLPPHYTTTSILPSSSELHGQRDSQSHKGTIIYSLLKNLPEKNDGVQKDAISIDGDRIKTSESNNLACIQAKDRTTGRSEIAACVKVAEVSQIRITNKELPFHGINLAVGAEISLPVVYLDVLGNPFYEAHGAVLFDMATNSPDVVSINNSSNTHVGSGNIHLKAMRHGRALVRISIHRMPQKSDYILVSVGAHIHPQNPVLRTGSHLNFSIEGLNDEISGRWRTANGSVISVSPLSGVAEVIGEGTTQVYFEASSLKLRTTVIVPTEDIVSVDAPTETLTNVPFPTKGYNFYVKISSTDNEFKALGNTKELQYDCRVDPPFVGYAKPWLDLDTGSSYCRFFPYSPEHLVRLVPKSKDMKSDISVSIKASLRKADHVSGSASALFVGGFSILEMGKDSMQLKLTPDSNKTTITILGNTGMSGILYTLLPSIKKVLGSVGVQNMRSKC; the protein is encoded by the exons ATGAAGATGCTGAGGTACACTGTTTTGCTCGGTTTGTTTCTTCTGCTGGTGGCGGGCCAAACGGTGTCGCATTTGGGCTCCGGTCCGCACATTGCAGACGTCAACATTCTGCTGCCTCCCAGAATGACTCATCCGGTCGAGTATCGGCTCCAGGGGAGCGATGGTTGCTTCAAATG GTCATGGGATCACCACGACATTCTGTCTGTTCTACCAGAATACAATACAACTAGTCACTGCTCGACGAGTGCGCTGTTGAGATCAATTGCTCCGTTTAGTGGCCGGAAGGAAACTGCTGTTTATGCTGCTGATGTAAATACTGGAGTTGTGATTCGCTGCAAAGTTTTTATTGACAAGCTTTCTAGGATTCAGATATTTCATAATTCTGTTAAACTCGACTTGGATGGGCTTGCCACGCTTCGAGTTCGCGCCTTTGACAGCGAAG AAAATGTGTTTTCGTCACTGGTGGGATTGCAATTTATGTGGCAGCTGGAAACCAATGAACCGCCTCACCACCTTGCTCATGTTCCTCTAAAGGACTCTCCACTGAGTGACTGTGGTGGGTTGTGTGGAGACCTAGATTTCCAAATAAGCCTTGAAGATAAT GGTGTATTTTCTGATCTGTACGTTGTAAAGGGAATCGAAATTGGGCATGAGATTGTTTCTGTACATTTGCTTGAGCCACGATTCCAGCACATGACTGATAGAATTGCTCTTACTGTAGCAGAAGCCATGTCACTTGATCCTCCCTCACCTGTTTTTGTCCTCGTTGGTGCTGCTGTTCAGTATAGTCTAAAAATTATCCGTGGGAACAAAGCTCAAG TGGTAACTTTGCCGTCTCCACATCATCGATGGTCTGTTTCAAACTCTTCCGTTGCTCGTGTGGACTCTATGATGGGTTTGGCTAATGCGTTTAGCTTAGGAATTACAAACACCATAGTTGAAGATACAAGGGTTGCTGGCCACATACAAGTGTCGTCACTTAATGTTGTCCTGCCAGATTCTTTATCTTTATACATTGTACCTTTGCCCACTTCTGGTGATCTTGTTGAGGGAATTGAAGCAATTCCATCCATGACACGTTGGTATGGTGTTTCTGGCCGTCAATACCTCATTCAAATGAAGGTTTTCTCACAGGGTCCAGATGCACAAGAAATCTATCTTACAGAG AGTGATGATTTAAAGTTGTCCAGTGACCAGTCTGACTACTGGAGACTTTCTCCTGTATCAAACGATATTGCAATCAAACATGGCTGGCAGAATTCTATGATTCTGAAGGCAACTTCACAGGGACAGGGTAAATTGGCAGCTTCTTTGACTTACTTTAGTGCATTAAATGAGAAGAAGGAG GTTCTCAAGGTCATGCAAGAAGTCGTGGTTTGTGATCGAGTTCAGTTTACTTTGGATAAAAGTGGTGCATCTCCAACCATTCTCCTTCCGTGGGCCCCTTCTGTTTATCAGGAGGTGGAGCTAAAGGCTACAGGAG GTTGTGCTAAAGCATCCAGTGACTACAAATGGTTCTCTTCAGACATGGGTATTGTGTCTGTATCTGCTTCTGGTGTTGTCCAGGCTAAGAAGCCTGGTAAAGCTACCATTAAAGTGCTATCCATTTTTGATTCATTTAATTATGATGAG GTTGCCATTGAAGTCTCTGTTCCAGCATCTATGGTCATGCTCCGTAACTTCCCTGTTGAGACTGTTGTAGGAACACATCTTCAAGCTGCTGTAACAATGAAAGCATCAAATG GTGCCTACTTTTATAGATGTGATGCATTCAGTTCCTTCATAAAGTGGAAAGCAGGGAGCGAGTCTTTCATTATTGTCAATGCAACAGTTGAGGCACCTGCTTTAGACATTTTAGGGAATGCTGAGTTCTATGCATCAAGTTCTGGTCCTGCATGTTCACGGGCATATTTATATGCCTCGGCTTCTGGTCGGGCAACCCTTCATGCTACATTATCAAAAGAATATCACAACTTGGATAGCTCTATTAGTGGGCCTGTTGTTTTAAAAGCATCTTCACTTATTGCGGCATATTCACCGCTTAGCATTCGTCAGGCAGGTGATGGAAACCATTTTGGTGGCTACTTTTTTGATTTGGCTCAAACAGAAACTGATAGGCAGTTGGTAAATTTGGACAAAATATACCTTGTCCCTGGAACGCATCTGGATGTTATGCTTCTTGGTGGACCTGAAAAGTGGAACAATGGTATTGACTTTGTTGAAACTATGGATATCTTAAATGAAGGGCATGGTCATATTGACAATGGGGCTTCTGTGCAACGGTTATCTGATAGCTATAAGAGTCTGTACAGAGTTTCATGTCAAATGCTGGGAACCTAT aaaattgttttcaaacgTGGTAATATGGTTGGGGATGGCCATCCTCTACCTGCAGTAGCAGAAGTTCCGCTGTATCTTACATGTAGCGTTCCTACCTCAATTGTTCTGCTAGCTGATGAACATG TAAATGAACGTGAAGTTATACGGACTGCAATTCAGGCTGATCGCAGTTCTGGGAAAATCCGTGTCACCCCTGTTACTGTGGCAAATGGGCGCACCATTAGATTAGCTGCTGTTGGTATTAGTAACTCTGGAGAAGCGTTTGCAAACTCATCTTCTCTTTCCTTGAGGTGGGAACTTATCAATTGTGGCGAGATGGCTAGTTGGGATGATGCTGATGATTTAGAGAGGTCGGAGCACAGTTGGGAGAGGTTATTGAGCTTGAAAAATGAGTCAGGCCTG TGTATAGTTCGTGCTACTGTCATTGGTTTCAGAGATAACATGGGTGCTCATAAGTCTGTTCCACTGCTTGAGGATTCAGATAATGTTCTTGCAGATGCAATTCGTCTACAG CTTGTTTCTACACTAATTGTCAGCCCAGAGTTCAATCTGGTGTATTTCAATCCCAATGCTAAG TTAAACCTGTCAATTACTGGTGGGAGCTGTTTCTTGGAAGCTACTGTGAACAATTCTCGAGTACTGGAAGTCGTTCAACCCCCAACAGGTTTACAGTGCTCACAACTGATCCTGTCTCCTAAAGCTATGGGGACGGCACTTGTGACAGTTTACGATATTGGACTTGCTCCTCCCCTTGCAGCTTCTGCTGTG GTACAAGTTGTAGACATTGACTGGATAAAGATTGTGTCACCAGGCGAAATAAGCCTTATG GAAGGGAACTCGCAGACTATTGATTTGATGGCTGGGATTAGTGATGGGCGGACTTTCGATGCTTATCAG TTTGCCTACATGAATATTCATGTGTATGTTGAGGATCATATTATTGAGGTGTTAGACATTAATGATATCTCAAGCCCAGGTGGTGGATTTGTTAATGTCCCGAAATTTAAGATTTTGGCTACACATCTTGGGATCACCACTTTCTTT GTGAGTGCTGTACAACAATCTGGGCACGAAATTTTGAGTCAACCAATAATGGTGGAAGTCTATGCACCACCAGTAATCTACCCACAAGAAATTTTCCTTGTACCTGGAGCATCTTATGTG CTTACCGTGAAAGGAGGACCAACAGTTGGTGTATATGTTGAATATATGAGTCTGGATGATGAAATAGTGGCAATGCATAGATCTTCTGGACGGCTGTCTGCCATGTCACCTGGAAACACC ACTATTCGTGCCACATTCTTCAGAAATGGAGATATTGTGATTTGTGAAGCATATGGCAGTGTTAAAGTAGGAGTTCCTTCTTCGGTGATACTGAATGCACAAAGTGAACTGCTTGGTGTTGGCCATGAGATGCCAATATATCCTTTATTTTCTCAG GGTGATTTGTTTTCTGTTTATGAGCTTTGCCAAAACTACCGGTGGACTATAGAAGATGAAAAG GTTTTGAGCTTTTATTTAGAGCACTTCACTGGTGAGAAGTATGGTTCTCAGTTGGAACCTTCAGAAAAGATTCAATTCCCTAGCCATATGAGTGAGGAAGAGCTTGGTTTTATCAAAGTCATATCTGGAAG ATTTGCAGGGAGAACAAACGTTGCAGTCTCGTTCTCATGTGAATTTATATCTTCTGGTTCCAAATCATGGAGAAGAGTTTACAATGCATCTGTATCAATATCGGTGGTGCCTGATCTCCCTCTTGCTCTTGGAGTCCCAATAACCTGGGTTCTTCCTCCTCATTATACTACAACAAGTATTTTGCCTTCATCTTCAGAATTGCATGGCCAAAGGGATAGTCAGAGTCATAAAGGAACTATTATCTATTCCTTATTAAAAAATCTCCCTGAAAAGAATGACGGTGTGCAAAAGGATGCTATTTCCATCGATGGAGACAGAATCAAGACATCAGAGAGTAACAATCTTGCATGCATTCAGGCAAAAGATCGTACGACGGGTAGAAGTGAGATTGCTGCTTGCGTCAAAGTTGCTGAG GTGTCTCAAATAAGAATTACGAACAAGGAGTTACCATTTCATGGGATCAATCTTGCTGTTGGTGCTGAAATTTCTCTTCCAGTAGTCTACCTTGATGTGCTAG gaaaccctttctatgaAGCACACGGTGCCGTTCTCTTTGATATGGCAACCAACTCTCCTGATGTTGTGTCCATAAACAACAGCAGCAACACGCATGTTGGCAGTGGAAATATCCATCTCAAG GCGATGCGACATGGTAGAGCGCTTGTGCGAATATCCATCCATCGTATGCCTCAGAAGTCGGACTATATCCTG GTATCAGTGGGTGCTCATATACATCCTCAAAACCCAGTTCTTCGAACAGGAAGCCATCTTAACTTCAGCATTGAGG GCTTAAATGATGAAATTTCTGGCCGTTGGAGAACTGCAAATGGAAGTGTCATATCTGTATCCCCATTGTCTGGGGTGGCTGAAGTAATTGGGGAAGGTACAACTCAAG TATATTTTGAAGCTTCAAGTTTGAAGCTGCGAACAACAGTTATAGTGCCAACAGAGGATATTGTTTCCGTGGATGCTCCAACTGAGACACTAACAAATGTTCCTTTCCCAACTAAAGGATATAACTTCTATGTGAAGATCAG CAGTACTGACAACGAGTTTAAGGCGCTTGGAAACACCAAGGAACTCCAGTATGACTGTAGAGTTGACCCGCCTTTTGTTGG GTACGCAAAACCATGGTTAGATCTTGATACCGGTAGCTCATACTGCCGCTTTTTTCCTTACTCACCGGAGCATTTGGTTCGTTTGGTACCCAAGTCAAAGGATATGAAATCAGATATATCTGTTTCCATCAAAGCTTCACTGAGAAAAGCAGATCATGTTTCCGGATCTGCTTCTGCTCTTTTTGTTGGAGGGTTTTCCATTTTAGAGATGGGCAAG GATTCAATGCAGTTGAAGCTGACCCCAGACTCTAACAAGACTACCATAACAATCCTGGGAAACACAGG CATGAGCGGGATTCTTTACACATTACTCCCATCCATAAAGAAGGTTCTGGGATCGGTGGGCGTGCAAAATATGAG GTCAAAATGCTAG